The following coding sequences are from one Cervus canadensis isolate Bull #8, Minnesota chromosome 4, ASM1932006v1, whole genome shotgun sequence window:
- the FCHO1 gene encoding F-BAR domain only protein 1 isoform X2 encodes MSYFGEYFWGEKNHGFEVLYHSVKQGPISTKELADFIRERATIEETYSKAMAKLSKLASNGTPMGTFAPLWEVFRVSSDKLALCHLELTRKLQDLIKDVLRHGEEQLKAHKKCKEEAVGTLDAIQVLTGVSQLLPKSRENYLNRCMDQERLRRESTSQKEMDKAETKTRKAAESLRRLVEKYNSARSDFEQKMLDSALRFQAMEETHLRQMKALMGSYAHSVEDTHVQIGQVHEEFKQNVENVSVEMLLRKFAESKSTGREKPGPLDFEAYRAATLQEAMKRLRGAKAFRLPGLSRREREPPTAVDPLEPDLGTCPEVDEEGFTIRPDVTQNSTEPTHLSSSDSDFDDEEPRKIYVHIKPASARAPPCSPKAAAAQLKATAGSLILPPGPGGTMKRHSSRDPAGRPQRPQSAPRASSCAEKLQSDEQVSKNLFGPTLESALDHEDFTGSSSLGFTSSPSPFSSSSPENVEDSGLDSPSHAAPGPSPDSWVPRPGTPQSPPTCRVSPPESRGTQSLLPSDSPQPLAASPSPWGPEAVAGGDLPVPADLAVREGLAAPSRRPRSRKTSCPLMRSNGDLSRSLSPSPLGSSAPSSIPERPSFSSQTGHGVSRGPSPVVLGSQDTLPVATAFTEYVHAYFRGHSPSCLARVTGELTMTFPAGIVRVFSGTPPPPVLSFRLVHTAPIEHFQPNADLLFSDPSQSDPETKDFWLNMATLTETLQRQAEQNPAASYYNVVLLRYQFSRPGPQSMPLQLSAHWQCGPTLTQVSVEYSYQPGATAVPTPLTNVQILLPVGEPVTNVRLQPAATWNLEEKRLLWKLPDVSEAGGKYLVSC; translated from the exons ATGTCATATTTTGGGGAGTATTTTTGG GGagagaaaaaccatggctttgaggTCCTGTACCACAGCGTGAAGCAGGGGCCCATCTCCACCAAGGAGCTGGCAGACTTCATCCGGGAGAG GGCCACCATCGAGGAGACCTACTCGAAGGCGATGGCAAAACTTTCCAAGCTGGCCAGCAACGGGACCCCCATGGG GACCTTTGCCCCGCTCTGGGAGGTCTTCCGAGTCTCCTCAGACAAGTTGGCGCTCTGCCACCTGGAGCTGACGCGGAAGCTTCAGGATCTCATCAAGGATGTGCTCCGCCACGGGGAGGAGCAGCTCAAGGCGCACAAGAAG TGCAAAGAGGAAGCGGTGGGCACGCTGGATGCCATACAGGTCCTCACGGGGGTCAGCCAGCTCCTGCCCAAGTCTCGCGAGAACTACCTGAACCGCTGCATGGACCAGGAGCGGCTGCGGAGGGAGAGCACCAGCCAGAAGGAGATGGACAAG GCGGAGACCAAGACCCGGAAGGCAGCAGAGAGCCTGCGGCGTTTGGTGGAGAAATACAACTCAGCCCGTTCTGACTTTGAGCAGAAGATGCTGGACTCAGCTCTG CGCTTCCAAGCCATGGAAGAGACCCACCTGCGGCAAATGAAGGCGCTGATGGGCTCTTACGCCCACTCAGTGGAGGACACCCACGTGCAAATTGGGCAg GTGCATGAGGAGTTTAAGCAGAATGTAGAAAACGTCAGTGTGGAGATGCTGCTGAGGAAGTTTGCAGAGAGCAAAAGCACAGGCCGGGAGAAGCCTG GGCCTTTGGACTTTGAGGCGTACAGAGCGGCTACCCTGCAGGAAG CAATGAAACGTTTGCGTGGAGCCAAGGCCTTTCGCCTCCCAGGACTGAGCCGGCGGGAGCGGGAGCCACCTACAGCTGT AGATCCCCTGGAACCTGATTTAGGG ACTTGTCCAGAGGTGGATGAGGAAGGTTTCACCATCAGGCCTGATGTCACCCAGAACA GCACAGAGCCCACCCACCTCTCGTCCAGCGACTCCGACTTTGATGACGAGGAGCCCCGCAAGATCTACGTGCACATCAAGCCTGCCTCAGCCCGGGCCCCGCCCTGCAGCCCCAAGGCAGCTGCGGCCCAGCTCAAGGCCACAGCCGGCAGCCTCATCCTCCCGCCTGGCCCCGGG GGCACCATGAAACGCCATTCTTCAC GGGACCCTGCCGGGAGACCACAGAGGCCTCAATCCGCCCCCAGGGCCAGCAG CTGTGCGGAGAAGCTGCAATCGGATGAGCAGGTTTCCAAGAACCTCTTTGGGCCTACCCTAGAGTCCGCCTTGGACCACGAAGATTTTACag gctCTAGCAGCCTCGGCTTCACCTCCAGCCCCTCGCCTTTCTCCTCCTCGTCTCCCGAGAACGTGGAGGACTCCGGACTGGACTCACCATCCCACGCCGCACCGGGTCCCTCCCCGGATTCCTGGGTCCCACGCCCAGGCACCCCACAGAGCCCACCTACTTGTAGGGTGTCACCCCCAGAATCGAGGGGCACACAGTCCCTGCTGCCATCAGACTCGCCACAGCCCCTTGCAGCCTCCCCGAGCCCCTGGGGGCCGGAGGCTGTGGCTGGAGGAG ACTTGCCTGTACCTGCTGACCTTGCAGTCAGGGAGGGTCTGGCAGCCCCATCCCGGAGACCGCGCTCCAGGAAGACATCCTGTCCCCTCATGCGCAGCAATGGGGACCTG TCTCGTTCTCTGAGCCCCTCCCCACTGGGCTCTTCAGCTCCAAGCTCCATCCCTGAACGGCCGAGCTTCTCGTCCCAGACAGGACATG gcGTCTCCCGGGGTCCCAGCCCTGTGGTCCTGGGCTCCCAGGATACCCTGCCCGTGGCCACTGCCTTCACTGAGTACGTCCACGCCTACTTCCGTGGCCACAGCCCCAG CTGCCTGGCTCGAGTAACTGGGGAGCTGACCATGACCTTCCCTGCCGGCATCGTGCGTGTGTTCAGTGGGACGCCACCCCCTCCCGTCCTCAGCTTCCGCCTCGTGCATACAGCCCCCATTGAGCACTTCCAGCCCAATGCTGACCTGCTCTTCAG TGACCCTTCCCAGAGTGACCCGGAGACCAAAGACTTCTGGCTCAACATGGCGACTCTGACCGAGACTCTGCAGCGCCAGGCAGAGCAGAACCCAGCTGCCTCCTACTACAATGTGGTGCTTCTGCGGTACCAG TTCTCCCGCCCCGGGCCCCAGTCCATGCCTCTGCAGCTGAGCGCCCACTGGCAGTGTGGGCCGACCCTCACTCAGGTCTCGGTGGAGTACAGCTACCAACCCGGTGCCACAGCTGTGCCCACGCCGCTCACCAATGTCCAGATCCTGCTGCCCGTGGGGGAACCTGTGACCAATGTCCGCCTGCAGCCGGCTGCCACCTG GAACCTGGAGGAGAAGCGGCTCCTATGGAAGCTTCCAGATGTGTCTGAGGCAGGGG GGAAGTACCTGGTGAGCTGTTAA
- the FCHO1 gene encoding F-BAR domain only protein 1 isoform X1, with protein sequence MSYFGEYFWGEKNHGFEVLYHSVKQGPISTKELADFIRERATIEETYSKAMAKLSKLASNGTPMGTFAPLWEVFRVSSDKLALCHLELTRKLQDLIKDVLRHGEEQLKAHKKCKEEAVGTLDAIQVLTGVSQLLPKSRENYLNRCMDQERLRRESTSQKEMDKAETKTRKAAESLRRLVEKYNSARSDFEQKMLDSALRFQAMEETHLRQMKALMGSYAHSVEDTHVQIGQVHEEFKQNVENVSVEMLLRKFAESKSTGREKPGPLDFEAYRAATLQEAMKRLRGAKAFRLPGLSRREREPPTAVDPLEPDLGTCPEVDEEGFTIRPDVTQNSTEPTHLSSSDSDFDDEEPRKIYVHIKPASARAPPCSPKAAAAQLKATAGSLILPPGPGGTMKRHSSRDPAGRPQRPQSAPRASSCAEKLQSDEQVSKNLFGPTLESALDHEDFTGSSSLGFTSSPSPFSSSSPENVEDSGLDSPSHAAPGPSPDSWVPRPGTPQSPPTCRVSPPESRGTQSLLPSDSPQPLAASPSPWGPEAVAGGDLPVPADLAVREGLAAPSRRPRSRKTSCPLMRSNGDLSRSLSPSPLGSSAPSSIPERPSFSSQTGHGVSRGPSPVVLGSQDTLPVATAFTEYVHAYFRGHSPSCLARVTGELTMTFPAGIVRVFSGTPPPPVLSFRLVHTAPIEHFQPNADLLFSDPSQSDPETKDFWLNMATLTETLQRQAEQNPAASYYNVVLLRYQFSRPGPQSMPLQLSAHWQCGPTLTQVSVEYSYQPGATAVPTPLTNVQILLPVGEPVTNVRLQPAATWNLEEKRLLWKLPDVSEAGGSGRLSASWEPCSGPSTPSPVAAQFTSEGATLSGVDLELVGSGYRMSLVKRRFATGKYLVSC encoded by the exons ATGTCATATTTTGGGGAGTATTTTTGG GGagagaaaaaccatggctttgaggTCCTGTACCACAGCGTGAAGCAGGGGCCCATCTCCACCAAGGAGCTGGCAGACTTCATCCGGGAGAG GGCCACCATCGAGGAGACCTACTCGAAGGCGATGGCAAAACTTTCCAAGCTGGCCAGCAACGGGACCCCCATGGG GACCTTTGCCCCGCTCTGGGAGGTCTTCCGAGTCTCCTCAGACAAGTTGGCGCTCTGCCACCTGGAGCTGACGCGGAAGCTTCAGGATCTCATCAAGGATGTGCTCCGCCACGGGGAGGAGCAGCTCAAGGCGCACAAGAAG TGCAAAGAGGAAGCGGTGGGCACGCTGGATGCCATACAGGTCCTCACGGGGGTCAGCCAGCTCCTGCCCAAGTCTCGCGAGAACTACCTGAACCGCTGCATGGACCAGGAGCGGCTGCGGAGGGAGAGCACCAGCCAGAAGGAGATGGACAAG GCGGAGACCAAGACCCGGAAGGCAGCAGAGAGCCTGCGGCGTTTGGTGGAGAAATACAACTCAGCCCGTTCTGACTTTGAGCAGAAGATGCTGGACTCAGCTCTG CGCTTCCAAGCCATGGAAGAGACCCACCTGCGGCAAATGAAGGCGCTGATGGGCTCTTACGCCCACTCAGTGGAGGACACCCACGTGCAAATTGGGCAg GTGCATGAGGAGTTTAAGCAGAATGTAGAAAACGTCAGTGTGGAGATGCTGCTGAGGAAGTTTGCAGAGAGCAAAAGCACAGGCCGGGAGAAGCCTG GGCCTTTGGACTTTGAGGCGTACAGAGCGGCTACCCTGCAGGAAG CAATGAAACGTTTGCGTGGAGCCAAGGCCTTTCGCCTCCCAGGACTGAGCCGGCGGGAGCGGGAGCCACCTACAGCTGT AGATCCCCTGGAACCTGATTTAGGG ACTTGTCCAGAGGTGGATGAGGAAGGTTTCACCATCAGGCCTGATGTCACCCAGAACA GCACAGAGCCCACCCACCTCTCGTCCAGCGACTCCGACTTTGATGACGAGGAGCCCCGCAAGATCTACGTGCACATCAAGCCTGCCTCAGCCCGGGCCCCGCCCTGCAGCCCCAAGGCAGCTGCGGCCCAGCTCAAGGCCACAGCCGGCAGCCTCATCCTCCCGCCTGGCCCCGGG GGCACCATGAAACGCCATTCTTCAC GGGACCCTGCCGGGAGACCACAGAGGCCTCAATCCGCCCCCAGGGCCAGCAG CTGTGCGGAGAAGCTGCAATCGGATGAGCAGGTTTCCAAGAACCTCTTTGGGCCTACCCTAGAGTCCGCCTTGGACCACGAAGATTTTACag gctCTAGCAGCCTCGGCTTCACCTCCAGCCCCTCGCCTTTCTCCTCCTCGTCTCCCGAGAACGTGGAGGACTCCGGACTGGACTCACCATCCCACGCCGCACCGGGTCCCTCCCCGGATTCCTGGGTCCCACGCCCAGGCACCCCACAGAGCCCACCTACTTGTAGGGTGTCACCCCCAGAATCGAGGGGCACACAGTCCCTGCTGCCATCAGACTCGCCACAGCCCCTTGCAGCCTCCCCGAGCCCCTGGGGGCCGGAGGCTGTGGCTGGAGGAG ACTTGCCTGTACCTGCTGACCTTGCAGTCAGGGAGGGTCTGGCAGCCCCATCCCGGAGACCGCGCTCCAGGAAGACATCCTGTCCCCTCATGCGCAGCAATGGGGACCTG TCTCGTTCTCTGAGCCCCTCCCCACTGGGCTCTTCAGCTCCAAGCTCCATCCCTGAACGGCCGAGCTTCTCGTCCCAGACAGGACATG gcGTCTCCCGGGGTCCCAGCCCTGTGGTCCTGGGCTCCCAGGATACCCTGCCCGTGGCCACTGCCTTCACTGAGTACGTCCACGCCTACTTCCGTGGCCACAGCCCCAG CTGCCTGGCTCGAGTAACTGGGGAGCTGACCATGACCTTCCCTGCCGGCATCGTGCGTGTGTTCAGTGGGACGCCACCCCCTCCCGTCCTCAGCTTCCGCCTCGTGCATACAGCCCCCATTGAGCACTTCCAGCCCAATGCTGACCTGCTCTTCAG TGACCCTTCCCAGAGTGACCCGGAGACCAAAGACTTCTGGCTCAACATGGCGACTCTGACCGAGACTCTGCAGCGCCAGGCAGAGCAGAACCCAGCTGCCTCCTACTACAATGTGGTGCTTCTGCGGTACCAG TTCTCCCGCCCCGGGCCCCAGTCCATGCCTCTGCAGCTGAGCGCCCACTGGCAGTGTGGGCCGACCCTCACTCAGGTCTCGGTGGAGTACAGCTACCAACCCGGTGCCACAGCTGTGCCCACGCCGCTCACCAATGTCCAGATCCTGCTGCCCGTGGGGGAACCTGTGACCAATGTCCGCCTGCAGCCGGCTGCCACCTG GAACCTGGAGGAGAAGCGGCTCCTATGGAAGCTTCCAGATGTGTCTGAGGCAGGGG GCTCTGGCCGCCTGTCTGCCAGCTGGGAGCCATGCTCTGGGCCCAGCACACCCAGCCCTGTGGCTGCTCAGTTCACCAGCGAGGGGGCCACTCTGTCCGGCGTGGACCTGGAGCTGGTGGGGAGTGGCTACCGCATGTCACTGGTAAAGAGGAGGTTCGCCACAG GGAAGTACCTGGTGAGCTGTTAA